One stretch of Anabas testudineus chromosome 24, fAnaTes1.2, whole genome shotgun sequence DNA includes these proteins:
- the zgc:112001 gene encoding ankyrin repeat domain-containing protein 9 — protein MASLTVSSAARGFEKHRRSFALVFYRAVRDLKPVWMLEDMRTMETFYQEEDASQRIYTPSEALLYAIVHDHQAYAQYLLSRFTAEALAKPGERFCCCQSSAPHLVMAVRYDRRYILGLLLQETHRIDSTPSYSDRAGCFHTDGKTPLHLACELLRPEAVVMLLGNGASPHAQDHNGLTPLDVILEKLRDAKEVSGGDRRQCLDNLLMFMPKVHFKLKGALGREPDRWSKVLGDETFKYLAGWSPAPLLLIAMQTVLKQLSPATFPDSLLELPIPSSLKPPGLPVTQRDKQRMV, from the coding sequence ATGGCCTCTTTAACCGTCTCCTCGGCGGCTCGGGGCTTCGAGAAGCACCGGAGGTCCTTCGCGCTGGTCTTCTACCGGGCTGTGAGGGACCTCAAGCCGGTCTGGATGCTGGAAGACATGCGGACTATGGAGACGTTTTACCAGGAGGAGGACGCCAGCCAGAGGATTTACACCCCGTCTGAAGCTTTGCTGTACGCTATAGTCCACGACCACCAGGCGTACGCCCAGTACCTGCTCAGCCGGTTCACCGCCGAAGCGCTAGCGAAGCCCGGGGAGCGCTTCTGTTGCTGTCAGTCCTCCGCCCCGCATTTGGTCATGGCCGTCCGCTACGACAGGCGCTACATTCTAGGTCTTCTCTTACAGGAAACCCACCGGATAGACAGCACGCCTTCCTACTCAGACCGAGCCGGGTGTTTTCACACCGACGGCAAAACCCCTTTGCATCTGGCCTGCGAGCTCCTGCGACCCGAGGCGGTCGTCATGTTGCTGGGGAACGGAGCGTCCCCGCACGCCCAGGACCACAACGGCCTGACCCCTCTGGACGTGATTCTGGAGAAACTCAGGGACGCAAAGGAGGTGAGCGGCGGGGACAGGAGGCAGTGCTTGGACAACCTGCTCATGTTCATGCCAAAGGTTCACTTTAAGCTGAAGGGAGCCCTGGGCAGGGAGCCCGATCGCTGGAGCAAGGTGCTGGGCGATGAGACGTTCAAGTACCTGGCAGGATGGAGCCCGGCGCCGCTGCTCCTCATCGCTATGCAGACGGTTCTGAAGCAGCTGAGCCCCGCAACCTTCCCGGACAGCCTGCTGGAGCTGCCCATCCCCTCCTCCCTCAAACCGCCGGGGCTGCCTGTGACCCAGCGGGACAAGCAGAGGATGGTGTAG